The following coding sequences are from one Patescibacteria group bacterium window:
- a CDS encoding IPT/TIG domain-containing protein, whose translation MVQTLRRTILTLVTLSVGFFLIPAAVHAAYGDTSTFLGKVYSGDGGTRTQALLDFPEDVEIAADGTFYIADTYNNVIRRVTPAGVVSTYAGTGEYGMGDGAANKALFALPRGLARDSAGNVYVADSANNRVRKISAAGVVTTIASGLKNPQGVLVSGSTVFIADTDGNIIRRVSTTGGKVTTVSTQVKRPKKLALSADGLYLYVADSGSFRVLQVRISTGVATVVAGSGAAGYAEGVGAEARFRNVYGVTRDGNTLYVSDGNGLTDYVRAIDLTTKQTSLFATDFRMQDLNFPAGLRAYGANVYVANSGIGTIHRYSKTTPTDEEAYIGSVRFGNTNGAQADVLLGRPAAFAITADGAVMYAAVNNHIRKIILATGETSTIIGDIVDDYGEGPADQVSPRTRFSTIASLALSPDETKLYLTDRWNNRIRQVTLAGTPTSALVSGAGYINSSGSTNNGYQDGIACATETLAQAGCAYFRAPQGIAVSPDGTTLYVSDTGNHRIRTVRISDGQTALLAGSGVAGFKDGTGAAAQFNIPTRIALSPDGATLYVAEQGNHRVRAVAVATGVVSTLAGARQGFAEGIGAVASFSVPVGIAVGPSGEVYVTADRIMVIQPKTRLVTLVSGSGIRGLRNGVRLGTRFNSLAGIAVSPDGKKLYVADSWNDLIRTVDIVGGPKFSQAAPTFTRFLVPRLKQGKTAVQTAYVDIFGKNFRNGTQVTIGSYRMKTFVKSSTNVNALIPIGKMKPGIYDVKIVNRDSQQVIKRGAFGVLDSKGNLPRIFFRVQ comes from the coding sequence ATGGTCCAGACCCTTCGTCGAACCATTCTTACCCTCGTCACACTCAGCGTGGGCTTTTTTCTTATCCCCGCTGCGGTGCACGCAGCGTATGGTGATACGTCCACGTTCCTGGGCAAAGTCTACAGCGGTGATGGTGGCACACGTACCCAAGCTTTGCTGGATTTCCCTGAGGACGTAGAAATTGCCGCAGATGGTACGTTCTACATTGCCGATACCTACAACAACGTCATTCGGCGGGTAACCCCAGCGGGTGTGGTTTCCACGTACGCGGGAACCGGGGAGTATGGTATGGGTGATGGCGCAGCGAACAAAGCGCTGTTCGCGTTGCCGCGCGGGTTGGCCCGAGACAGCGCGGGGAATGTGTACGTGGCAGATTCGGCGAACAATCGTGTCCGGAAAATTTCTGCAGCTGGAGTAGTAACTACAATTGCTAGTGGGTTGAAGAACCCGCAGGGCGTGCTCGTCAGTGGCAGCACGGTGTTCATTGCGGACACGGATGGGAACATCATCCGGAGAGTATCAACGACCGGTGGAAAAGTCACAACTGTCTCAACTCAGGTGAAGCGACCCAAGAAACTTGCGCTCAGCGCAGATGGTTTGTATTTGTACGTTGCAGATAGTGGCAGTTTCCGGGTGCTGCAAGTGCGGATTAGTACCGGGGTGGCCACGGTGGTCGCGGGCTCGGGTGCGGCTGGGTATGCAGAAGGTGTGGGTGCTGAAGCACGGTTCCGGAATGTATACGGCGTGACGCGCGATGGAAATACGTTGTACGTCAGTGATGGAAACGGCCTCACGGATTACGTTCGGGCTATTGATCTGACGACCAAGCAGACGTCGCTCTTTGCCACAGACTTCCGCATGCAAGATCTGAACTTCCCGGCTGGGTTGCGTGCCTACGGCGCAAATGTGTATGTGGCGAACTCTGGCATTGGGACCATCCACCGGTACAGCAAGACCACCCCCACTGACGAAGAGGCATACATTGGGTCAGTACGTTTTGGGAATACCAACGGAGCACAGGCAGATGTGCTGCTGGGCCGGCCTGCTGCTTTTGCTATAACGGCAGATGGGGCAGTGATGTACGCCGCAGTGAACAATCACATTCGCAAAATTATTTTGGCCACTGGTGAAACTTCCACCATCATCGGTGATATCGTTGATGACTACGGTGAAGGACCGGCCGACCAGGTGAGTCCACGAACCCGGTTCAGTACCATTGCATCGCTCGCTTTGAGTCCGGACGAAACCAAGCTCTACCTCACGGATCGGTGGAATAACCGGATTCGGCAGGTCACCTTGGCTGGCACGCCAACTTCCGCCTTGGTGAGTGGTGCGGGGTATATTAATTCTAGTGGCAGCACAAATAATGGCTACCAGGACGGTATAGCATGTGCAACGGAAACTTTGGCGCAGGCCGGGTGTGCGTACTTCCGCGCACCGCAGGGCATTGCAGTTTCACCTGATGGAACCACGCTGTACGTCTCGGATACGGGGAACCATCGCATTCGTACGGTGCGGATAAGTGACGGGCAGACTGCACTTCTTGCTGGGTCAGGCGTGGCTGGCTTTAAGGATGGTACCGGCGCTGCGGCGCAGTTCAACATTCCCACGCGCATTGCCCTCAGCCCAGATGGAGCAACCTTGTACGTCGCAGAGCAGGGGAATCATCGCGTCCGTGCGGTTGCGGTTGCAACCGGGGTCGTGAGTACGCTGGCAGGCGCTCGCCAAGGTTTTGCTGAAGGGATTGGCGCGGTTGCATCTTTCTCCGTACCGGTTGGTATTGCCGTGGGGCCTTCAGGTGAGGTGTACGTCACTGCAGACCGGATTATGGTCATTCAACCCAAGACCAGACTCGTGACGCTTGTATCTGGCTCTGGTATTCGCGGGTTGCGGAATGGTGTTCGATTGGGCACACGTTTCAATAGTTTGGCTGGGATTGCGGTCAGCCCCGATGGCAAGAAACTGTACGTCGCAGACAGTTGGAATGACCTAATTCGAACCGTAGACATTGTAGGTGGACCCAAGTTCAGCCAAGCTGCGCCAACCTTTACTCGGTTCCTGGTACCCCGGCTGAAGCAGGGGAAGACGGCAGTGCAGACCGCGTACGTTGATATTTTTGGGAAGAATTTCCGCAATGGAACGCAAGTTACCATTGGGTCGTACCGGATGAAGACATTTGTGAAGTCCAGTACGAACGTGAATGCCCTTATCCCGATTGGAAAAATGAAACCGGGGATTTACGATGTGAAAATTGTGAACCGGGATTCCCAGCAAGTCATCAAACGAGGCGCGTTTGGTGTGCTGGATAGCAAAGGAAACTTACCCCGGATTTTTTTTCGGGTGCAGTAG
- a CDS encoding 50S ribosomal protein L35, giving the protein MPKLKTHKATAKRFRRTGAKNVMRRAAGQDHFNARESGTTTRKKRRDVSAHKTNLRAIMQVTPSA; this is encoded by the coding sequence ATGCCAAAGCTCAAGACCCACAAAGCAACAGCCAAACGCTTCCGCCGCACCGGCGCGAAGAACGTCATGCGTCGCGCAGCTGGGCAAGACCACTTCAATGCCCGGGAATCTGGCACCACCACGCGGAAAAAGCGCCGGGACGTGTCTGCGCATAAGACCAATCTCCGAGCCATCATGCAGGTTACTCCTTCTGCCTAA
- a CDS encoding GIY-YIG nuclease family protein, with amino-acid sequence MTSPEKFYLYIARCADGSLYIGSTGLLPADRMKRHNSKTGAKWFTQHGPGDIVHVEIFPTLLEARQRELQLKKWSRGKKERLIKGLKP; translated from the coding sequence ATGACTAGTCCAGAAAAGTTCTACCTCTACATCGCACGCTGTGCTGATGGAAGTTTGTATATTGGCAGTACGGGATTACTGCCAGCAGATAGGATGAAACGACACAACAGCAAAACTGGAGCAAAATGGTTTACACAGCATGGTCCTGGTGATATTGTTCATGTTGAAATTTTTCCCACGCTACTTGAAGCACGCCAAAGAGAATTGCAACTCAAAAAATGGTCACGCGGAAAGAAAGAGAGACTTATCAAGGGTCTAAAGCCGTAA
- a CDS encoding ComEC/Rec2 family competence protein, with translation MSANSFSRLKAPFLFLAVCLVAVGIWTFQAKEPNTLRVWFADVGQGDGIILRTPDQSTIIVDGGPSRSFLKDVDRHVPMNDKDIDLLVSTNPDADHLVGLVPLLESGRVRNVLLNRIEKNTTVYKKFLEVIDAQHIHSIEAAVGQVYTFGDVSLTVLWPDPGLLPGLIGKRVDYNTGSIILHVQHGDNDFLLTGDATIRAEDALLASHGVPDVEILKVGHHGSRTSTGKKLLDVIKPEYGIISVGQKNRYGHPTAEALARLTAAGAKIFRTDQQGTILVESSQNQLRVIPERAVP, from the coding sequence ATGTCCGCCAACTCTTTCAGTAGACTCAAGGCACCGTTCCTGTTCTTGGCGGTCTGCCTAGTCGCGGTTGGCATTTGGACCTTCCAAGCCAAAGAGCCTAACACCCTCCGGGTCTGGTTTGCTGACGTGGGCCAAGGTGACGGGATTATCCTGCGTACCCCTGACCAGTCCACGATCATCGTGGACGGCGGACCCAGTCGCAGTTTTTTAAAAGATGTGGACCGGCACGTGCCGATGAATGACAAAGATATTGATTTGTTGGTGAGTACAAATCCTGATGCCGATCATCTTGTGGGCTTGGTCCCGCTCTTGGAGAGCGGCCGTGTTCGCAATGTGCTCCTGAATCGCATTGAGAAGAATACCACGGTGTACAAAAAATTTTTGGAAGTTATTGATGCCCAGCACATTCACAGTATTGAAGCCGCGGTTGGACAGGTGTACACCTTTGGCGACGTATCACTCACCGTGCTCTGGCCAGACCCCGGGTTACTTCCGGGATTGATTGGCAAACGAGTTGATTACAACACCGGGTCGATTATTCTGCACGTCCAGCATGGAGACAATGATTTTTTGTTGACCGGCGATGCCACAATCCGGGCAGAAGACGCACTCCTTGCCAGCCACGGTGTTCCAGACGTTGAAATTTTGAAAGTTGGGCACCACGGCAGTCGCACCTCTACTGGGAAAAAGTTACTCGACGTTATCAAACCCGAGTACGGGATTATTTCCGTTGGCCAGAAGAACCGCTACGGCCACCCCACAGCGGAAGCCTTGGCCCGGCTGACTGCTGCCGGCGCCAAGATTTTTCGTACGGATCAGCAAGGAACCATTCTGGTGGAAAGTAGCCAGAACCAACTCCGTGTCATCCCAGAACGTGCCGTACCTTGA
- the argS gene encoding arginine--tRNA ligase: MHIRFELQKMLQELVGADALKVKVERPSSAEHGDYATSIALALGKQQGIAPQQAASQLVEKLKAQAHPAIGDISIAGPGFMNLRLSDAWLTAQGVAAAKSVAGLGKSMLHKGEHAHLEFISANPTGPLTLANARGGFLGDVLGNVLQRTGYKVVREFYVNDRGNQVGVLAESVLRRYWQQQGITIDYPETCYQGAYVDELARKLKLANYRMTDVAKIHEIRDKIKDKVVATMLKEIQRVVTKTMGITFDNWLSEKALVASGVLDKLLAKLKDQGMIYEKEGATWLATTKYGDDKDRVLVKADGEMAYFLPDIANHWLKFTKHKANVAINILGADHHGYVARMRAAMQGLGFDNAAHQFHPIIIQFVRLLQDGKEVKMSKRRGTYVEAEEVVEEVGLDAARFFFLMYDPNTHLDFNLDAAKAQNEKNPVYYVQYAHARMCSIIAKTKGLPVAKTPVGVLPASARRLILELLRWPEVLEDVSRDYGVQRIPQYALDLARTFHDFYTNVRVIDNEHVQSLPFTLVRGTKNVLADVLDTLGITAPAHM, encoded by the coding sequence ATGCACATCCGATTCGAACTCCAGAAAATGCTCCAAGAACTTGTTGGGGCTGATGCCTTGAAGGTTAAGGTGGAACGTCCAAGTTCCGCTGAACATGGTGATTACGCAACTAGCATCGCTTTAGCGTTGGGCAAGCAGCAGGGGATTGCGCCGCAGCAGGCCGCCAGCCAGCTGGTGGAAAAACTCAAAGCTCAGGCGCACCCAGCCATTGGCGATATTTCCATTGCTGGGCCCGGGTTTATGAACTTGCGCTTGTCTGATGCGTGGCTTACTGCACAAGGCGTGGCAGCGGCCAAGAGCGTTGCTGGTCTGGGCAAGAGCATGTTACACAAAGGTGAGCACGCGCATTTGGAATTTATTTCGGCCAACCCCACTGGTCCGTTGACATTGGCCAATGCGCGTGGTGGCTTTTTGGGTGATGTCTTGGGGAATGTTCTGCAGCGCACAGGCTATAAGGTCGTTCGGGAATTTTACGTGAATGACCGGGGCAACCAGGTGGGCGTTTTGGCAGAGTCGGTGCTGCGGCGCTACTGGCAGCAGCAGGGGATTACCATTGACTACCCCGAGACGTGCTACCAAGGCGCGTACGTGGACGAGTTGGCGCGGAAGCTGAAGCTGGCAAATTATAGAATGACGGACGTGGCCAAGATCCACGAGATTCGGGACAAGATTAAAGACAAAGTCGTGGCAACGATGCTGAAGGAGATTCAGCGCGTGGTCACCAAGACCATGGGCATTACCTTTGATAACTGGCTATCTGAAAAAGCACTGGTTGCCTCCGGCGTACTGGACAAGTTGCTGGCAAAACTCAAAGACCAGGGCATGATCTACGAAAAAGAAGGCGCCACCTGGTTGGCGACCACCAAGTACGGAGATGATAAAGATCGAGTCTTGGTGAAAGCGGATGGGGAAATGGCGTACTTCTTACCGGACATTGCCAACCACTGGCTGAAGTTCACCAAGCATAAGGCAAATGTGGCCATCAACATCCTGGGTGCGGATCACCATGGGTACGTGGCTCGCATGCGCGCCGCAATGCAGGGCTTGGGTTTTGACAATGCCGCGCATCAGTTTCACCCCATCATCATCCAATTCGTTCGCCTGCTGCAGGATGGCAAAGAAGTGAAGATGTCTAAGCGCCGGGGGACATACGTGGAAGCGGAAGAAGTGGTGGAAGAAGTTGGTTTGGACGCGGCGCGCTTCTTCTTCCTGATGTACGACCCCAACACGCACCTGGATTTCAACCTGGACGCGGCCAAAGCGCAGAATGAGAAGAACCCGGTGTACTACGTGCAGTACGCGCATGCTCGTATGTGCAGCATCATCGCCAAGACCAAGGGTCTGCCCGTGGCAAAAACCCCGGTGGGGGTATTGCCAGCGTCAGCGCGCCGGCTTATACTCGAACTCCTCCGCTGGCCTGAGGTGCTGGAAGACGTGAGCCGCGATTACGGCGTGCAGCGCATTCCGCAGTACGCCCTGGATCTGGCGCGGACCTTCCACGATTTCTACACGAATGTCCGGGTGATTGATAACGAACACGTCCAGAGCTTGCCGTTCACGCTGGTTCGCGGTACAAAGAATGTACTGGCAGATGTTCTGGACACGCTTGGCATCACCGCGCCAGCGCACATGTAG
- the infC gene encoding translation initiation factor IF-3 — MIRISTKRFRVNLQIRIPQVQVIDADGKFLGPMTTEQALAHAREQELDLVEVNPIAQPPICKIIDWGSYLYQQEKAERKQKAKTKVSEIKGIRLSLKIGAHDLNMRKEQSLKFFEKGDRVKLEMILRGRERARADLAKKILHDFIASLGDGVVVDAPVSQMGGRLTLLIRKKK; from the coding sequence ATAATCCGTATAAGTACCAAACGCTTCCGGGTCAACCTGCAGATTCGCATTCCCCAAGTGCAAGTGATTGACGCCGACGGCAAATTCCTGGGCCCGATGACCACCGAGCAGGCTTTGGCGCACGCGCGCGAGCAAGAGCTGGATCTGGTGGAAGTGAACCCCATTGCCCAGCCACCCATTTGCAAAATTATTGACTGGGGTTCCTACCTCTACCAGCAGGAAAAAGCCGAACGCAAGCAGAAAGCGAAAACCAAGGTCTCAGAAATTAAGGGCATCCGCCTGTCCCTGAAAATTGGCGCACACGACCTGAACATGCGGAAAGAGCAATCCCTAAAATTCTTTGAGAAGGGTGACCGAGTGAAGCTGGAAATGATCCTCCGCGGCCGTGAACGCGCCCGGGCGGATTTGGCCAAGAAGATCCTCCACGACTTCATTGCCAGCCTGGGCGATGGGGTGGTGGTGGACGCACCAGTCAGCCAAATGGGTGGCCGCCTGACCCTGCTGATTCGAAAGAAAAAGTAG
- the smpB gene encoding SsrA-binding protein SmpB, producing MPKLATNKKASFNYEVLETLDAGIALTGPEVKSAKTGNLNLQGAYVSLRENGLWLVHAYIAPYKPAAAVQVHYQPDRDRQLLVKRQEIASLTGKMRSAGVTLIPLRIYTNRGLVKVALGLARGKKEHDKRASIKKRETNRDMARAMRKRG from the coding sequence ATGCCCAAACTCGCCACCAATAAGAAAGCTAGCTTCAACTACGAGGTATTGGAAACCTTGGATGCGGGCATTGCCCTCACCGGCCCGGAAGTGAAGTCAGCAAAGACTGGAAATCTGAACCTCCAGGGAGCCTATGTTTCACTGCGGGAGAATGGACTGTGGCTGGTGCATGCGTACATTGCGCCGTACAAACCCGCAGCGGCCGTGCAAGTGCACTACCAGCCTGACCGGGACAGGCAGCTCCTGGTGAAGCGCCAGGAAATTGCCTCGCTGACTGGAAAAATGCGCAGCGCGGGCGTCACCCTCATCCCCTTGCGCATCTACACCAACCGCGGACTCGTCAAAGTCGCTTTGGGTCTGGCGCGTGGGAAGAAGGAGCACGACAAACGCGCGAGTATCAAGAAGCGAGAAACGAACCGCGATATGGCAAGGGCGATGCGAAAAAGAGGTTAA
- the rplT gene encoding 50S ribosomal protein L20 codes for MRVKRGTTHVKHRKNLLSRAKGYRWKRKSSIKLAKVAVRKAGRYAYIHRRLKKRDARTLWQVKINAGTRQHEMSYSVFMGKLIKANIKVDRKILAQLAEFYPETFKGIVDLVR; via the coding sequence ATGCGCGTCAAACGAGGCACAACCCACGTCAAGCATCGCAAGAACCTCCTCTCCCGAGCGAAGGGCTACCGCTGGAAGCGTAAATCTAGCATCAAGTTGGCCAAAGTTGCTGTCCGCAAAGCCGGCCGCTACGCCTACATCCACCGCCGCCTGAAGAAGCGCGATGCACGCACGCTCTGGCAAGTGAAGATTAACGCTGGCACCCGTCAGCATGAGATGTCCTACAGTGTCTTCATGGGCAAACTCATCAAGGCCAACATTAAAGTTGACCGGAAGATTTTGGCGCAGCTGGCAGAGTTCTACCCAGAAACCTTCAAGGGTATTGTTGATCTGGTGCGCTAA
- a CDS encoding glycosyltransferase family 1 protein: MRIGIDCRTILNPASGERAGVGHYVDSLVVHLTKQYPDVEFVLYFDYRTPDLAAYQRPNVRVKRFPFSQYGRFLSFGYTHMLITAYLLKEGLDLLHVPAGSVPLTYPKKIVYTVHDLAIYQNPEWFPSSFISRSLLVPQSLRKADGIIAVSRSTATDLRKLFNTPAKKTYVVHHGFAIKKIPLKRRILETLEKFKLPPRYLLFVGTIEPRKNLIHLLRSYAKLRERVPAVADVPLVICGQHGYHAEEVMQTMLDLKLKRNVRYLGYVSHNEKVELLGHASAFVFPSLYEGFGLPILEAMALGVPVITSKISSMPEIAGKAALFVDPSNVDQLVRAMADVLTKPAVAKRLAEAGPEQAKKFSWDTCAQETMEVYKKVIGKK, encoded by the coding sequence ATGCGCATCGGCATTGATTGTCGAACCATCCTCAACCCCGCATCGGGTGAGCGTGCGGGCGTGGGGCACTACGTGGATAGCTTAGTCGTCCATCTGACCAAGCAGTACCCGGATGTGGAATTCGTGCTGTATTTTGATTACCGCACGCCGGATTTGGCTGCCTACCAGCGTCCCAATGTGCGGGTGAAGCGCTTCCCATTCTCGCAGTACGGGCGATTCTTGTCGTTTGGGTACACGCACATGCTCATTACTGCATACTTGCTCAAAGAGGGCCTGGATCTCCTGCATGTGCCGGCGGGTTCTGTTCCGCTGACGTACCCCAAGAAGATTGTGTACACGGTGCACGACCTGGCCATTTACCAAAATCCAGAGTGGTTCCCATCCTCCTTCATCTCCCGCTCGCTGCTGGTGCCGCAGAGTTTGCGCAAGGCAGATGGGATCATTGCCGTGTCACGGAGTACTGCCACAGATTTACGGAAACTTTTCAACACCCCGGCCAAAAAAACCTACGTGGTGCACCACGGGTTTGCCATAAAGAAAATTCCGCTGAAGCGCCGGATACTGGAAACCCTGGAGAAGTTCAAACTCCCTCCACGTTACTTGCTTTTTGTTGGGACCATTGAGCCCCGAAAGAATTTAATCCACCTACTTCGTTCCTACGCCAAGTTGCGGGAACGTGTGCCGGCAGTGGCAGATGTGCCGCTCGTCATTTGCGGGCAGCACGGGTACCATGCGGAAGAAGTGATGCAAACTATGCTGGATTTGAAGCTGAAGCGGAATGTCCGCTACCTGGGGTACGTCAGTCACAATGAGAAAGTGGAACTGCTGGGTCATGCCAGCGCCTTTGTCTTCCCCAGCTTGTACGAAGGGTTTGGGCTGCCAATACTAGAGGCCATGGCTTTGGGCGTTCCGGTCATTACCAGCAAAATTTCTTCCATGCCAGAGATTGCCGGCAAGGCTGCGCTGTTCGTGGATCCCAGTAATGTAGATCAGCTCGTCCGCGCCATGGCCGACGTGCTCACCAAACCTGCGGTGGCCAAGCGTCTGGCTGAAGCCGGACCTGAACAAGCCAAGAAATTTTCCTGGGACACCTGCGCTCAAGAAACCATGGAGGTGTACAAGAAGGTGATTGGGAAAAAGTAG
- a CDS encoding SPFH domain-containing protein: MILFILFILALGIGAVFYIKYRKREIPIGNVGVLTFMKGRTRRIFGEGIVFVPPFCEVEVVSVMVRSLPLTTEDTATHDGFRVVITEPMVMFELLQAADDSNKTMTRLRLNTRIWRRFIPYQMDDQLALFLNIRGELERQIQVRALTTISTFTAMTDHDKLLGFHVVKLVKQLMSDGDLEMAKASPEEVLKTRDALMKTVTQELTTEFSPYGVTNIRFAYRDLDPSGKLKELMDEMEGKLQEMQREQIATTIEVNRALVIANAVVKFKKENPEANLEEIYQMMREQDNFQIAAEKGTVEAIGQMALRMFAKNAKAVA, encoded by the coding sequence ATGATACTGTTCATACTTTTCATTCTCGCCCTAGGGATTGGGGCGGTCTTCTATATTAAGTATCGGAAACGTGAAATTCCCATCGGCAATGTCGGCGTCCTTACATTCATGAAAGGAAGGACACGTCGGATTTTCGGTGAAGGGATTGTTTTCGTTCCTCCCTTCTGTGAGGTGGAGGTTGTCTCCGTTATGGTACGGAGTCTTCCGCTCACCACGGAGGATACGGCCACCCACGATGGCTTCAGGGTTGTGATAACGGAACCTATGGTGATGTTTGAACTTCTGCAAGCGGCTGATGATTCGAATAAGACCATGACGCGACTACGATTGAACACTCGCATTTGGCGAAGATTCATCCCGTACCAAATGGATGATCAACTGGCGTTGTTTCTCAATATTCGTGGTGAATTAGAGAGGCAAATCCAGGTTCGAGCGCTGACAACTATCAGCACGTTTACGGCAATGACCGATCATGATAAACTTCTTGGTTTTCATGTCGTAAAGCTTGTCAAACAGCTCATGTCAGATGGTGATCTTGAAATGGCAAAGGCTTCGCCCGAAGAGGTGCTGAAGACACGTGACGCGCTCATGAAAACCGTAACACAGGAGCTGACGACCGAGTTTAGCCCCTACGGTGTTACCAACATCCGTTTTGCGTATCGTGACCTCGATCCGTCCGGTAAGCTGAAGGAGCTTATGGATGAAATGGAAGGCAAGTTGCAGGAGATGCAACGCGAGCAGATTGCCACAACGATTGAAGTAAATCGTGCCTTGGTCATTGCAAATGCGGTTGTGAAGTTCAAGAAAGAAAATCCTGAAGCTAATCTGGAGGAAATCTATCAGATGATGCGGGAACAGGATAACTTTCAAATCGCTGCAGAAAAAGGAACAGTAGAAGCAATTGGCCAAATGGCATTACGGATGTTTGCCAAGAATGCAAAAGCCGTCGCCTAA